A stretch of DNA from Paenibacillus albus:
TATTCGTACCGAAGTACTGCGGATGACCGCCATAGAGAAAGCCCATTCCGGGCTTCAGCTCGACCGTGCCGTGCTCAGTCCTCATCCAGCCAGTCCCTTTCACAACAAAATGAAGATTATAAAAGCTTGGCTGATAAGCTGTGCCGTTCACGGCATGCTCGGGCTCATCATAGATATGACCAATGCCAAGCGGGAAACCGGGGAAGCGCCCGAAGTCCGGCATCACTGTAAATTGCGCATCATACATGGTCTACTCCCCTTATCGCAAAATACTGATATCGTTCGCAAAATCGAGGTATCCTCTTCCTGTTATCCATAGTATATATTGAGGTTATGTGCTGGAGAAGTAACAAAAAAGATATATTTGGACTGAATTGTCCTCATTAGAAGGGAGATGTGCAGCAATGGAATATACGACATTTGGCAGAACTGGACTTCGCGTGTCCAAGCTTGGACTCGGAGGGGCGCCGATTGGCGGCGATTTCCGGGATATAGATGAGACGGAGATTGAACGGGTCGTGCACGAGTCTCTCGACCTTGGCATTAACTTCATCGACACGGCGCCGCTCTACGGACTCGGAAAGTCGGAGGAACGAATCGGCAGAGCACTTACTGACGGGCGCAGGGATAAAGTGGTGCTGGCGACCAAAGCGGTCCGGTATGATTTTGAATACAGTTACGATAATATCATCCGTTCAGCTGAAGAAAGTTTAAAGCGGTTACAAACCGACTACGTCGATCTGCTTCAGCTGCATGACGTGGAGAAGCAGCCGTACGAACTCATTATTCACGAGGCGATACCGGCGCTGCTGAAGCTGAAGGAGCAGGGCAAAATCCGCTTCCTCGGTGTTACTACCCGCGATCTGCCTTTACTTAAGCGGTATATGGAGACGGGGGCATTCGATGCGATTCAATTCTACGCCCGTTATATGCTTCTCGATTACTCAGCCGCGAATGAGATCATCCCGCTGGCAAGAGCGAACAATATCGCCATTATTAACGGAAGTGTGCTGGGTATGGGGCTGCTCGCCGAATCGCCGGCCAAGTTTCTCGGCGATGATATGCGAACCGAAGCAGCCAAACGGATGGAGAAGCTAGCGTTCCTGCGCCGCTCTGAGCCGAAAGGGCTCATCGAGCCAGGCATGCGCTTCAGCTTGCAGAATCCGGACATCCACGTAACACTGACGGGCACGGCTTCCAGTCGCTCGCTGCGCGCGAACGCTTCATACTGCGACGGGGTGGGCCTCGCGCCAGAGGATCATGAGCGGGTATTGACGCTTTTTGCGGATACGCCATCCTTGTTTGCGTGAATTCAATCCTTTATCCAAAGGCGGCGATATGACGGCGATGAGACAAAATATCGAACGGTTCATGTGGGTGTCCGCGCTGAAGCCTAGCATGGAAGAGGCATTCGTTCAGGAGCTGAACGAACAGCGGGAGCAGCTTCAGATCAGCCTGCAAAAGCAAGGCGTACTGGTGTGCAGCGTGTTCCGCGAAGGCAGCTATCTGTTCACCTATATGGAGCAAGAGGGGGAGGGCCGCATCGGAGGAAGCTTGTGGAATGAAGCGCTCACCCCGATGCTTCAGGGTTGGCCTGTTCTTGCTCTAGACGGAGGGCCAGCGGAAACGTACGAGATGCGAATGAACGATATTTTCCACGACGATTGCGAGGTAGGCGATGTGCCTTGGCGGCGTCCGGGTTACAGAGCGGAGCGGCGAGTCGGCAGCCTAGCAAGATTGAGGCCGGACCTGTACAGCAGCTACGTCTTCTTGCACTATCAACTGCAGGAAGAGAAGCCGCGGCAGTTTAACAAGTATTATACGATCGGCAGCTTTGGGAGCTATATTTTTTCCTATCAAGAGCTTCCTGCAGTAGTCGAACCGCCACGAATCGGACAAATTTCGACAAAAAATTCACCAATTAATTGGGGTGAAGTCATGGAGCCGCATTTTGAGCCATGGACAGAAAAGCTAGACGCAGAGCGGCTTTGGTGCGTGTTGGAGGAGCTCTTTCACTACGAGTAGAGCTGATGATTAGTGCGAAAGACGGTCTATCATAGGGGTACGGCATCATGTACAATAGCGTTATACCCTATGATGATGGCGAGTTGTGTCGAATTATGAAGAATGCTTCTCAGAAAAGCGATCATGTACTAGAGGCAATTTTCTCCGTACTGCATTGGATCTTCCTGCTGACAGCTGTGTGGATCTACTTCGGTTATTATCAATCGCCGCAGACGCAAAGCAGCTTCGTGCTGCTGTTATGCGGATGCACTGCATATATGGCCTTAATACAGGTGATTCTCTTCAAGGGCAATTTGGAGAGCAAAACCTTCTATATCGTTACGAGGCTTGGCGTCATCTTAGACGTTGTTGCCGTGACGCTACTGCTCACACTGACTGGCGATGCGTGCAGTCCGATGTTTCCGATTTATTATTTTATTATTTTACATGCGGCGGTTTATTGGGGACTGCGAGGCGGCATCCTATCTTCGGTCTTACTTGCTGCGTGTTATTCGGCTGTCCTGCTTGGCAGCAGCGCTGCTTCCATGCACGATCATGCAGCTGATATAGGGATGAATTTCATCTGCTTACTGCTTATGGGAGTAGGCGGCGGTATCGTCGTCGCGCGGGGCCGCAAGCATCTCGGTGAGAAAAGCCGTTTTGAGCAAATGGCGAAGCATGACTATTTAACCGGGCTAAGCAATCGTCGCAGGTTCCAAGGAAAGCTGAAGGAACTGGTCCATAGCGGCGGGAAGCTAGCCTTGGTGATGGGAGATATCGATTGGTTTAAATCGGTCAACGACCGCTATGGCCATCTTGTCGGCGATCAGGTGCTCAGAGAGGTTGCGGCTATGCTGTATCGTACTTTTAATGCAGAGCATGGCGGCAAGGCGTATCGGTACGGCGGCGAGGAGTTTGCCATTACGATGCGAACGGATAGCCATGAAGAGGTTCATAAACGGCTAGCGATGTTCCAAGAGGAATTGTCGAAGTTGACGTTCACGGCAGAAGAGGGGCAGAGCTTCCAGGTGACAATGAGCTTCGGGTTCACATTCTTCGATAACCATACAGTGGCTGACTTGATTAAAGAAGCCGATGAATCGTTATACGAGGCGAAGCGGCAGGGGCGCAATTGCGTGGTTTGTTTGACGTGTGACGTTTAGCGCGTGTAAACGAATCTATCTCGGTTCGTTAGCAAAGCAGGCGCACATATCCAGCGAGCGTAAACAAAAAGCCCACAACCATCGATGGTTGTGGGCTTTCTCTGCTTCTTATGCCGCATTATCGATCGGCACATATTGCCGGTCGAAGCGGTTGAACATGACATTATAGATGAACGCGGATGCGACTGCGAGCAGTGCGAGCAGGCCGAACGTCCACGGGAAGCCGATCCAGCTGGTCAGCGGAATGGTCAGCGGCGCAATGGTCCGTCCGACCGTATAGCGCAAGCTCGCCGCGGCAAAATATTGTCCGCGCATATGCTCCGGCGCTAGCCGTGAAACGAAAGCCTGCTGCGGCCCTGCAGACATGAGCTCGGCAATCGTGAAGATAACGATTGCCAGCGTGAAGCCCCAGAACGAGGACATCAAGCCGAACATATAGATGCCCGCTGCATAGAGCATAGCGCCGCCGATGAAGATATAGCGGTCGCGGAAGCTGGTAATCCACTTCGTAATGACAACGGTGAACAGGACGACGAACAGTCCGTTTTCCGAGACGATGATGCCGAAGAGCTGCTGGCCGGTCACCTGCAGATTCCAGTCGCCAAACGAGAATATCGTTGACAGCTGCACCGTTTCCTTGAGGAAGACCGGAAACAGCAGGTCAAGCTGCATGAACGTTTGCGACAACAGGATGCCGGCGATTGTGAAGAGCAGGAAGACGCGGTCGGTTGCGATGACCCGGTAATCCCGCAGCTGAGAACCGATGGCCTTGAACCACGGCTGGCCATCCTTGGCCTGCGTGCGTTCTGCCACCCCGGCAGGACGCGTCTCTTGCAGTCGTGTGTTCATCACGATAGCGAGAATCGCGCACGCGGCTGCAGCCGTTGCAAGAACCGGATACGGATTGTCCGTATACGTGAGCGAGCCGATCAGCGGACCAATAACAACTGCGACATTAGCCGCGGTGTAGAAGATGGCGAAGACGTTCGC
This window harbors:
- a CDS encoding aldo/keto reductase; translated protein: MEYTTFGRTGLRVSKLGLGGAPIGGDFRDIDETEIERVVHESLDLGINFIDTAPLYGLGKSEERIGRALTDGRRDKVVLATKAVRYDFEYSYDNIIRSAEESLKRLQTDYVDLLQLHDVEKQPYELIIHEAIPALLKLKEQGKIRFLGVTTRDLPLLKRYMETGAFDAIQFYARYMLLDYSAANEIIPLARANNIAIINGSVLGMGLLAESPAKFLGDDMRTEAAKRMEKLAFLRRSEPKGLIEPGMRFSLQNPDIHVTLTGTASSRSLRANASYCDGVGLAPEDHERVLTLFADTPSLFA
- a CDS encoding MDR family MFS transporter, with the protein product MKIKDWDLNLKIRLGGEAAFNIIFWTFFPFLSIYFSNQFGKGWTGILLVISQLMSVFANLLGGYCADRFGRKRMMVLAAYGQAFGYGLFSLAASPLLSMPSLGFIGFTIASFFGAIYWPASQAMVSDVVEEKHQANVFAIFYTAANVAVVIGPLIGSLTYTDNPYPVLATAAAACAILAIVMNTRLQETRPAGVAERTQAKDGQPWFKAIGSQLRDYRVIATDRVFLLFTIAGILLSQTFMQLDLLFPVFLKETVQLSTIFSFGDWNLQVTGQQLFGIIVSENGLFVVLFTVVITKWITSFRDRYIFIGGAMLYAAGIYMFGLMSSFWGFTLAIVIFTIAELMSAGPQQAFVSRLAPEHMRGQYFAAASLRYTVGRTIAPLTIPLTSWIGFPWTFGLLALLAVASAFIYNVMFNRFDRQYVPIDNAA
- a CDS encoding GGDEF domain-containing protein, which gives rise to MYNSVIPYDDGELCRIMKNASQKSDHVLEAIFSVLHWIFLLTAVWIYFGYYQSPQTQSSFVLLLCGCTAYMALIQVILFKGNLESKTFYIVTRLGVILDVVAVTLLLTLTGDACSPMFPIYYFIILHAAVYWGLRGGILSSVLLAACYSAVLLGSSAASMHDHAADIGMNFICLLLMGVGGGIVVARGRKHLGEKSRFEQMAKHDYLTGLSNRRRFQGKLKELVHSGGKLALVMGDIDWFKSVNDRYGHLVGDQVLREVAAMLYRTFNAEHGGKAYRYGGEEFAITMRTDSHEEVHKRLAMFQEELSKLTFTAEEGQSFQVTMSFGFTFFDNHTVADLIKEADESLYEAKRQGRNCVVCLTCDV